One genomic window of Ignavibacteriota bacterium includes the following:
- a CDS encoding glycosyltransferase family 4 protein, with translation MADTRRIVYVHHGKGIGGAPLSLLYLIRGLDHDAYTPSVLCLHESEASEMYRREGIETEVLRGVRDFSHTNVLWYPWWQWPKILARLVHLPFAIDRARRWLQSHPCDIVHLNTSTLLAFGIAAKRAGIKVVWHVREPLARGYFGWRRALVRAVIRHNTDIVIPICRYDAEQLTPAPNIHVVYNFVDFTQFHPGIDGSAVRAELGIAPGAPVAVFLGGMSRVKGTREFVAAALRVLETKKDAVFLIAGQLPDPGLRATLSGARKYRSDVERLIPASAAASIRFIGVRRDVPQLLAAADYLVFPSTVAHFARPVIEASAMGKPVIASDIGGPRELVRHEETGLLVPPSDDAALAAAMLRLIEDPEGARRLGANGTLFAQEHFDAQKNVRRVITLYESLFE, from the coding sequence ATGGCCGACACGCGGCGCATCGTCTACGTGCATCACGGCAAGGGCATAGGCGGCGCGCCGCTCAGTCTGCTCTATCTCATCCGCGGCCTCGACCACGACGCATACACGCCCTCGGTCCTCTGCCTGCACGAAAGTGAGGCGAGCGAGATGTACCGTCGCGAGGGCATCGAGACCGAGGTGCTGCGCGGCGTGCGCGATTTCAGCCATACCAATGTGCTGTGGTATCCCTGGTGGCAATGGCCCAAAATTCTCGCGCGGCTCGTGCATCTGCCATTTGCGATCGACCGCGCGCGGCGCTGGCTGCAGAGTCATCCCTGCGACATCGTGCATCTGAACACCTCGACGCTTCTGGCTTTCGGCATCGCGGCGAAACGCGCGGGTATCAAGGTGGTGTGGCATGTGCGCGAACCTCTCGCACGCGGGTATTTCGGCTGGCGGCGCGCGCTCGTACGCGCGGTGATACGCCACAACACCGATATCGTGATTCCGATATGCCGCTACGACGCCGAGCAGCTTACGCCCGCGCCGAACATACACGTCGTGTACAACTTCGTCGATTTCACGCAGTTCCATCCGGGCATCGATGGCTCGGCGGTACGCGCCGAACTCGGCATAGCGCCCGGCGCGCCTGTTGCCGTGTTTCTCGGTGGCATGAGCCGCGTAAAGGGCACGCGCGAATTTGTGGCCGCAGCGCTGCGTGTGCTGGAGACAAAAAAGGACGCCGTGTTCCTGATTGCCGGACAGTTGCCCGATCCGGGGCTGCGTGCGACCCTCAGCGGGGCGCGCAAGTACAGGAGCGACGTGGAGCGCCTGATACCCGCCTCCGCCGCGGCATCGATCCGTTTCATCGGCGTACGGCGCGACGTGCCGCAGCTTCTCGCGGCAGCCGATTATCTCGTCTTTCCCTCGACCGTCGCACACTTCGCGAGGCCTGTGATTGAGGCCTCCGCGATGGGCAAGCCCGTGATCGCGTCCGACATCGGCGGACCGCGTGAACTCGTCCGACACGAGGAAACGGGACTGCTCGTGCCACCTTCCGACGATGCAGCTTTGGCCGCGGCCATGCTCCGGCTTATCGAGGATCCCGAAGGCGCGAGGAGACTTGGCGCGAACGGCACGCTGTTTGCACAAGAACATTTTGACGCGCAAAAAAACGTCCGCCGTGTTATCACGCTGTACGAGAGCCTGTTCGAGTAA
- a CDS encoding NHL repeat-containing protein, producing the protein MRSFSVLLTLLLLAPALMAQNTPAAEGWIVDDFQPGELGAKWAPAAGKWSVTEKGATVSGGPGEYALLHGQILMRTKPYSIEARLHGSGAGLIFCAESPSALPNSHVVYLSGSTISTGYMDFYGKYVETRVVDFIQPQDFVTVRVEVDQMQKNYRVYVQDKEYALEELRFISGHSGLFARKSQVYFDSFKLLGKGKPDAPTFYQKSNTTQLDNLSYMTMLDDAIFISNPLVGIVQRLTSIGKYANEYNTPGSPMLPLGLCVDDDRTLYVVDGNKKCVHVFNKDGVVAATLASELNDPRAVAVGPAGVYVLDAAGIKVYDKKGSFVAAKAAGLFKDPRNIFFNAGMLYVADFGNAQVQILDAGDMSVKRVIKENLVAPMDAAVDPSTGDVYVADPGAGVVFHYTTDGSFVERIDPITIKGFVSPRTVRIRGAMIYVGDFKRILGFRKGVLTIRPALRID; encoded by the coding sequence ATGCGCTCCTTCTCCGTGCTTTTGACCCTCCTGCTCCTCGCGCCGGCTTTGATGGCGCAGAACACTCCGGCCGCCGAGGGGTGGATCGTTGACGATTTCCAGCCGGGCGAGCTGGGCGCAAAATGGGCGCCCGCCGCGGGCAAGTGGTCGGTCACGGAAAAAGGCGCCACCGTGTCGGGCGGACCCGGCGAGTACGCCCTTCTGCATGGGCAGATCCTGATGCGCACCAAACCGTATTCGATCGAGGCGCGCCTGCATGGCAGCGGCGCCGGACTCATCTTCTGCGCCGAATCCCCCTCGGCACTGCCCAACAGCCACGTCGTGTATCTGTCGGGCAGCACGATCTCGACTGGTTACATGGACTTCTACGGCAAATACGTCGAGACACGCGTCGTCGATTTTATTCAGCCGCAGGATTTTGTGACAGTGCGCGTCGAAGTGGATCAGATGCAGAAGAACTACCGCGTGTACGTGCAGGACAAGGAATACGCCCTCGAGGAACTCCGTTTCATCAGCGGACACAGCGGGCTCTTCGCGCGCAAGTCGCAGGTGTATTTTGATTCGTTCAAACTGCTCGGCAAGGGCAAGCCCGATGCGCCGACCTTCTATCAGAAGTCGAATACCACGCAGCTCGACAATCTCAGCTACATGACCATGCTCGACGACGCGATATTCATTTCGAATCCCCTCGTCGGCATCGTGCAGCGCCTCACCAGCATCGGCAAATACGCCAATGAATACAATACGCCCGGTTCGCCCATGCTGCCGCTCGGGCTGTGTGTGGACGACGACCGCACGCTCTACGTCGTTGACGGAAACAAGAAATGTGTGCATGTCTTCAACAAGGACGGCGTGGTCGCCGCGACACTCGCCTCCGAGCTGAACGATCCGCGCGCCGTTGCAGTCGGGCCCGCGGGTGTGTACGTGCTCGATGCGGCCGGCATCAAGGTGTACGACAAGAAGGGTTCCTTCGTCGCTGCCAAGGCCGCGGGGTTGTTCAAGGATCCGCGCAACATCTTCTTCAACGCCGGCATGTTGTACGTGGCCGACTTCGGCAATGCGCAGGTGCAGATTCTGGACGCGGGCGACATGTCGGTGAAGCGCGTGATCAAGGAGAATCTGGTCGCGCCGATGGATGCGGCCGTTGATCCTTCGACCGGCGACGTGTACGTGGCCGATCCCGGAGCGGGCGTCGTGTTCCATTATACCACCGACGGCAGTTTTGTCGAGCGTATCGATCCGATCACGATCAAGGGCTTCGTGTCGCCGCGTACGGTTCGTATCCGCGGCGCGATGATTTACGTGGGCGATTTCAAGCGCATACTCGGCTTCCGCAAGGGTGTGCTTACGATCCGTCCGGCCCTCCGTATCGACTAG
- a CDS encoding SLBB domain-containing protein — MKTRIVILLLAVFAVSGPAYAQILEGGIPPRTATQSGQGGAYYNFSDGSGVGLKVSVWGFVRNPGRYYVPYETNILELMSFCGGPNKGALLERVKVVRRGGIDKENEIKEVFEIDLAKYLNVTRESVVANELLLFPGDLILVDGEEESAVDTFVRIAQVVVAISSLVTATVAVLNIAK; from the coding sequence GTGAAAACACGCATCGTCATACTCCTTCTCGCGGTGTTCGCCGTCTCCGGACCGGCGTATGCGCAGATTCTGGAGGGAGGCATCCCGCCCCGCACGGCGACACAGAGCGGACAGGGAGGAGCGTATTACAATTTTTCCGACGGTTCGGGCGTCGGTCTGAAAGTGAGCGTCTGGGGTTTCGTCAGAAACCCCGGCCGCTACTACGTCCCGTACGAGACAAACATCCTCGAACTCATGTCGTTCTGCGGCGGACCCAACAAAGGCGCGCTCCTCGAGCGTGTGAAGGTCGTGCGCCGTGGCGGAATCGACAAGGAAAACGAGATCAAGGAAGTGTTCGAGATCGATCTGGCGAAGTATCTCAATGTGACGCGCGAGAGCGTGGTTGCGAACGAGCTGCTGCTGTTTCCGGGCGATCTCATTCTGGTTGACGGCGAGGAGGAGTCGGCCGTAGATACCTTCGTGCGTATCGCCCAGGTTGTCGTGGCGATTTCGTCGCTTGTCACCGCCACCGTGGCGGTGCTGAACATCGCGAAGTAA
- a CDS encoding polysaccharide biosynthesis tyrosine autokinase, translated as MTARDEFNKQFQEYLRILYEGRWIIIAIFVVVVTATWFYTLQQDDIYASGATIRLKRALDAMNYQAYQGLGAQDLGWGGERIIANEIRVIRSDEVADSVAGQLLALAPTKRSDIDVYPILRAQSRPSTIRKIIRTLGLEDFTTSLGLTRLDTSTRLATRDMVRGRVRSQVTAQAVSGLDFIEVAAQSTSPAEAALIANLVVDAYRQRNLNAARENITTARDYLSGQLERKRDSLTGAENDLKNFQESYGMVNLDQESSALVQQLSGFEAQREQARIELEASQRILGEIQKQFREVEPTLSTKLTEGSDPILKQLLSDKYDLELRIEQSEFNRKNALRNRPELEQYSTAELKDLQKRYTDVKRKINEVTARILQSGDISSNPLDYSRKLRQDIIQKEIEIESIKAKLSGLDKTIAELNRRFENIPVQGIEFARLERRRQSFDKLTSTLDQKFQESVINEQTTMGNVDIVDRASVPNKPVKPNRPLNMLIGALVALALGLGVAILVRYLDNTIRNPEDVEKLGIPVLTFIPSFGSSDKLERHESLVAFTAPQSPPSEAYRTMRTSIESALAMDGQSIVVVVSSPAPKEGKSTAISNLAVSAANSAKRVLLIDADLRRPVQHSIFEVDREPGLSNCLVGETPVNQCIKKTKVPGLHIIPCGHIPSHPAELLGSARMEKFIELVRKYYDFILIDSPPVIAMADTLVVSKYANGIVLVVSADQTKILGLQKAKEGLEANNARMLGVVVNRFNANKIYYSYYRYYYQNYYYYSDDGTKKKSRKEKQLEA; from the coding sequence ATGACCGCCAGAGACGAATTCAACAAACAATTCCAGGAATACCTCCGCATCCTTTATGAAGGACGGTGGATCATCATCGCGATTTTTGTGGTGGTGGTGACGGCAACCTGGTTCTACACCTTACAGCAGGACGATATCTACGCCTCGGGAGCGACGATTCGCCTGAAGCGCGCGCTCGACGCGATGAACTACCAGGCCTATCAGGGCCTCGGCGCGCAGGATCTCGGCTGGGGCGGCGAACGGATCATTGCGAACGAAATCCGAGTGATTCGCAGCGACGAAGTCGCGGATTCCGTCGCGGGGCAGCTCCTTGCACTGGCGCCCACGAAACGCTCCGATATCGATGTATACCCGATACTGAGGGCCCAGTCGCGGCCGTCCACCATACGTAAAATTATCCGAACGCTCGGGCTCGAGGATTTCACGACGTCGCTCGGGTTGACGCGGCTTGACACATCGACGCGGTTGGCGACACGCGATATGGTCCGCGGCCGCGTGCGCAGCCAGGTCACCGCGCAGGCGGTTTCGGGCCTCGACTTCATCGAGGTGGCCGCGCAGTCGACATCGCCGGCCGAAGCGGCGCTCATCGCGAACCTCGTGGTCGACGCGTATCGTCAGCGCAACCTGAACGCGGCGCGCGAGAACATCACCACGGCGCGCGACTATCTTTCCGGACAGCTCGAACGCAAGCGCGACTCGCTGACCGGAGCGGAAAACGATCTCAAGAATTTCCAGGAAAGCTACGGGATGGTGAATCTGGACCAGGAGTCCAGCGCCCTCGTGCAGCAGCTCAGCGGCTTTGAAGCCCAGCGCGAACAGGCCCGTATCGAACTGGAGGCCTCGCAGCGCATACTCGGCGAGATTCAAAAACAATTCAGGGAGGTCGAGCCGACACTTTCGACCAAGCTGACCGAAGGATCCGACCCGATTCTCAAGCAGCTCCTGTCCGACAAATACGATCTGGAACTTCGGATAGAACAATCCGAATTTAACAGGAAGAACGCGCTGCGGAACAGGCCTGAACTCGAACAGTATTCGACGGCGGAACTGAAGGATCTGCAAAAGCGGTACACCGACGTGAAGCGCAAAATCAATGAAGTGACCGCGCGCATCCTGCAGTCGGGCGATATCAGCAGCAATCCTCTCGATTACTCGCGCAAGTTGCGCCAGGACATCATCCAGAAGGAAATCGAGATCGAGTCCATCAAGGCGAAGTTGAGCGGACTCGACAAGACCATCGCCGAGCTGAACCGCCGCTTCGAGAATATCCCTGTGCAGGGCATCGAATTCGCGCGTCTCGAACGCCGCCGCCAGAGTTTCGACAAGCTGACATCGACACTCGATCAGAAATTCCAGGAATCGGTGATCAACGAGCAGACCACGATGGGCAATGTCGACATCGTCGACCGCGCCAGCGTGCCGAACAAGCCCGTCAAACCGAACCGTCCGTTGAACATGCTCATCGGCGCCCTGGTCGCGCTCGCCCTGGGACTCGGCGTCGCCATTCTCGTCCGGTATCTCGACAATACGATCCGCAATCCGGAAGACGTGGAGAAGCTGGGCATCCCGGTCCTTACCTTCATACCCTCGTTCGGCTCCTCCGACAAACTCGAGCGCCACGAGTCGCTTGTCGCCTTCACCGCGCCGCAATCGCCTCCGAGCGAGGCGTACCGCACGATGCGCACCTCCATCGAAAGCGCGCTTGCGATGGACGGTCAGAGCATCGTGGTTGTGGTTTCGAGTCCCGCGCCGAAGGAAGGGAAGTCGACCGCCATCTCGAATCTCGCCGTGAGCGCGGCGAATTCCGCGAAGCGTGTGCTGCTCATCGATGCGGATCTCCGCCGCCCCGTGCAGCACAGCATTTTCGAGGTCGACCGCGAGCCGGGCCTGTCGAACTGCCTCGTCGGCGAGACGCCGGTGAACCAGTGCATCAAGAAGACGAAGGTCCCGGGCCTGCACATTATCCCGTGCGGTCATATCCCGAGCCATCCCGCCGAGCTTCTCGGATCCGCGCGCATGGAGAAGTTCATCGAACTCGTCCGCAAGTACTACGATTTCATCCTCATCGATTCGCCTCCCGTGATCGCGATGGCCGACACACTCGTCGTATCGAAATACGCGAACGGCATCGTGCTGGTCGTTTCGGCCGATCAGACGAAAATTCTGGGACTGCAGAAGGCGAAGGAAGGCCTTGAAGCCAACAACGCGCGCATGCTCGGCGTCGTGGTGAACCGCTTCAACGCAAACAAGATCTACTACTCCTATTATCGGTACTACTACCAGAACTACTACTACTACTCTGACGACGGTACGAAGAAGAAGAGCCGCAAGGAGAAACAGCTCGAAGCGTAG
- the fusA gene encoding elongation factor G, with the protein MKDYASDHIRNITFIGHGGAGKTIFMDAVLLNTGAVTRIGRIEDGSTVSDYHQDEIDRQISINSTLASTEFKDVKINMLDTPGYTDFAGEVLSSLRVSDSALLFLKAVEGVEVGSELVWKYAEKSDTPVMIVVNKIDNEHADFDKVVEQAKNRFGFNVAVTQFPVKQGPAFREIIDVIRMKLLVFKGDGSGSYEEKDIPAEFQERASAAHEALVEKVAESSEDLMNHFFEQGTLTEEELRDGLRLSFSTRAIFPVFCVSASLNVGVSRVLDFIADYCPHPFFRGDVMATKPDGSGEVRITAGAKNDTVAFVFKTLSEQHVGELSLFRVYSGAIMPGLDIMNHSSGKPERINQIYVMKGKDRKEVTQIGAGDIGAVVKLKDTHTNNTLASKTLPVSMPKIVFPEPLISAAIKPKAKGDEDKISHGLHTMHEEDPSFLIQVDTETHETIVLGQGEIHLDVMMKRLKQRFGVEVDLKPPRIPYRETIRKSADVSYKHKKQTGGAGQYAEVYIRLEPKPRGEGYEFVDAIVGGVISGKFVPAVDKGIQDQMTRGVVAGYKMIDMKVTLYDGSQHTVDSNEMAFKIAAQMAFKKAVAEATPIMLEPIYQVEVTVPDEFMGDVMGDISSHRGKIQGMESEGPFQVIRAKIPLSELFAYATRLRSITQGRGVFRRSFSHYEEVPTDVMNKLIEEAAAQKEEEG; encoded by the coding sequence TTGAAAGACTACGCAAGCGATCACATCAGGAACATCACCTTTATCGGACACGGCGGAGCCGGCAAGACGATTTTTATGGACGCGGTGTTGCTCAACACCGGCGCGGTGACGCGCATCGGGCGCATCGAGGACGGTAGCACGGTCTCCGATTATCATCAGGACGAAATCGACCGCCAGATCTCCATCAACAGCACACTCGCCTCGACGGAGTTCAAGGACGTCAAGATTAACATGCTTGACACGCCCGGTTATACCGATTTTGCGGGCGAGGTTCTCTCGAGTCTGCGTGTGTCCGATTCAGCCCTGCTGTTCCTGAAAGCGGTCGAAGGCGTGGAAGTGGGAAGCGAACTCGTCTGGAAATATGCCGAGAAGTCCGATACGCCCGTCATGATCGTCGTGAACAAGATCGACAACGAACACGCGGACTTCGACAAGGTGGTGGAGCAGGCGAAGAACCGTTTCGGTTTCAACGTGGCCGTCACTCAATTCCCGGTGAAACAGGGCCCCGCCTTCCGCGAGATCATCGATGTGATCCGCATGAAGCTGCTCGTCTTCAAGGGCGACGGCAGCGGCTCCTACGAAGAGAAGGACATTCCCGCGGAGTTTCAGGAGCGCGCCTCCGCCGCGCATGAAGCGCTGGTCGAAAAGGTGGCCGAGTCGTCGGAAGACCTCATGAACCATTTCTTCGAGCAGGGCACGCTCACCGAAGAGGAACTGCGCGACGGGCTGCGGCTCTCGTTCTCGACGCGGGCGATCTTCCCGGTCTTCTGCGTGTCGGCAAGTCTCAACGTGGGCGTTTCGCGCGTGCTCGATTTTATCGCCGACTACTGTCCGCATCCTTTCTTCCGCGGCGATGTCATGGCAACCAAGCCCGACGGCAGCGGCGAGGTGCGCATCACCGCCGGCGCGAAAAACGACACGGTCGCCTTCGTGTTCAAAACACTGTCGGAGCAGCATGTCGGTGAACTGTCGCTGTTCCGCGTGTACAGCGGCGCGATCATGCCCGGCCTCGACATCATGAACCACAGCAGCGGCAAGCCCGAGCGCATCAATCAGATCTATGTGATGAAGGGCAAGGACCGCAAGGAAGTGACGCAGATCGGCGCGGGCGACATCGGCGCGGTCGTGAAGCTGAAGGACACACACACCAACAACACGCTCGCGTCGAAGACGCTGCCGGTGAGCATGCCGAAGATCGTGTTCCCCGAACCGCTGATCTCCGCGGCGATCAAGCCGAAGGCCAAGGGCGACGAAGACAAGATCTCGCACGGCCTCCACACGATGCACGAAGAGGATCCGTCCTTCCTCATCCAGGTCGACACCGAGACACACGAGACCATCGTGCTCGGGCAGGGAGAAATCCACCTCGACGTGATGATGAAACGCCTCAAGCAGCGCTTCGGCGTGGAAGTGGATCTGAAGCCGCCGCGCATCCCGTACCGTGAAACCATTCGCAAGTCGGCCGACGTATCCTACAAGCACAAGAAGCAGACGGGCGGCGCGGGCCAGTACGCCGAAGTGTACATCCGTCTCGAACCGAAGCCGCGCGGCGAGGGCTACGAATTCGTCGACGCGATTGTGGGCGGCGTGATCAGTGGCAAGTTCGTGCCGGCGGTCGACAAGGGCATTCAGGATCAGATGACCCGCGGCGTCGTCGCCGGGTACAAGATGATCGACATGAAAGTGACACTGTACGACGGAAGCCAGCACACCGTCGACTCGAACGAAATGGCGTTCAAGATCGCCGCGCAGATGGCCTTCAAGAAGGCGGTCGCCGAAGCGACGCCGATCATGCTCGAACCGATCTATCAGGTGGAAGTCACCGTGCCCGACGAATTCATGGGCGACGTGATGGGCGACATCTCGAGCCATCGCGGCAAAATCCAGGGTATGGAATCGGAAGGACCCTTCCAGGTCATCCGCGCAAAAATTCCGCTGTCGGAACTCTTCGCCTATGCGACGCGACTGCGCTCGATCACACAGGGCCGCGGTGTGTTCCGGCGCTCCTTCTCGCATTACGAGGAAGTGCCGACCGACGTCATGAACAAGCTGATCGAGGAAGCCGCGGCCCAGAAGGAAGAGGAAGGCTGA
- a CDS encoding tryptophanase — MIRDSYIKTVIEPFKIKSVEPIYFTSAAERERILDEAGLNPFLIPAQDVLIDLLTDSGTSAMSAKQWAGILDGDESYAGSRSFFRFEGMVRKITGMKHIIPTHQGRASEKILFSIVGGPGKVVPNNTHFDTTRANVEFSGARAIDCMTDEGKRPEVIADFKGNMDLVKLENVIREHGPENIPLVMITITNNSGGGQPVSMANIRATKEICRKYGLPLFIDACRFAENAYFIKMREPGYADKTPLEIAQEIFSFADGLTMSAKKDALVNIGGFLAMNDGELAQNCRNLLIITEGFPTYGGLAGRDLEAIAQGLEEVLDEDYLHYRIRSTAYLGNKLTERGIPILQPPGGHAVYLDAARFCPHIKPEQFPAQSITCALYLDGGVRAVEIGSVMFGRTLEDGSFEAPPMELVRLAMPRRVYTQSHVDYIIEVVEHVFQRRESLKGLRLTYEAPMLRHFTARFAWVG; from the coding sequence ATGATCAGAGATTCGTATATCAAGACCGTCATTGAGCCATTCAAGATCAAGTCGGTCGAACCGATCTATTTCACCTCGGCCGCGGAACGCGAGCGCATCCTCGACGAAGCCGGACTCAATCCCTTTCTGATACCCGCACAGGATGTGCTGATCGACCTGCTGACCGACAGCGGCACATCTGCGATGAGCGCGAAACAGTGGGCCGGGATCCTCGACGGCGACGAGTCATATGCCGGATCGCGGAGCTTCTTCCGTTTCGAAGGAATGGTCCGCAAAATCACGGGCATGAAACACATCATCCCGACGCATCAGGGCCGCGCTTCCGAAAAGATCCTGTTCTCGATCGTGGGTGGACCGGGCAAAGTTGTTCCGAACAACACCCACTTCGACACCACGCGCGCAAACGTTGAATTTTCGGGCGCGCGCGCGATCGACTGCATGACCGACGAAGGGAAACGTCCGGAAGTGATCGCCGATTTCAAGGGCAACATGGATCTGGTCAAACTCGAGAATGTCATTCGCGAGCACGGACCCGAGAACATCCCGCTGGTCATGATCACGATCACGAACAACTCCGGCGGCGGCCAGCCCGTATCGATGGCGAACATTCGCGCGACGAAGGAGATCTGCCGCAAATACGGTTTGCCGCTCTTTATCGACGCCTGCCGTTTTGCGGAAAACGCCTACTTCATCAAGATGCGTGAACCCGGCTACGCCGACAAAACGCCGCTCGAAATCGCGCAGGAAATTTTCTCGTTCGCGGACGGTCTGACGATGTCGGCCAAGAAGGACGCACTCGTCAACATCGGCGGTTTCCTCGCGATGAACGACGGGGAACTCGCGCAGAACTGCCGCAACCTGCTCATCATCACCGAGGGATTCCCGACCTACGGCGGCCTTGCTGGCCGCGATCTCGAGGCCATCGCGCAGGGACTCGAAGAAGTGCTCGATGAGGATTACCTGCATTACCGCATCCGCAGCACGGCCTATCTCGGCAACAAACTGACCGAACGCGGCATCCCCATACTGCAGCCGCCCGGCGGCCACGCGGTGTATCTTGACGCGGCGCGTTTCTGTCCGCACATCAAGCCCGAGCAGTTCCCCGCGCAGTCGATCACCTGCGCGCTGTACCTCGACGGAGGCGTGCGCGCAGTCGAAATCGGCAGCGTCATGTTCGGCCGCACACTCGAGGACGGCAGCTTCGAAGCGCCGCCCATGGAACTTGTACGGCTCGCGATGCCGCGGCGCGTGTACACGCAGAGCCATGTGGACTACATCATTGAGGTCGTCGAACACGTGTTCCAGCGGCGCGAGAGTCTGAAGGGCCTGCGGCTCACGTACGAGGCACCGATGCTCCGGCATTTCACGGCGCGTTTCGCCTGGGTCGGATAG
- the larA gene encoding nickel-dependent lactate racemase translates to MIELRFGTAVQQARPPAGWRLQRLRIAPPRGERSEAAVVTAALDAAQDDLAVFLEGAGGVTVLISDHTRLCRSEVFLPALLARVHAAGVPVDATTLLFACGTHRRQSEAEQRAILGDGIFARYRVADHDCRDGQSMVEVGRTRYGTRVSVNRIAAEAERIIATGTVVHHYFAGYGGGAKLFVPGVAAYDTAVQNHRRTLTADARFHTACRDGSFEGNPVADDIMDTLRFMPPSRAFTALLGPDGRIIDALCGGVAEVHAAARARVDALYRTTVSEYSDITITSCGGAPKDVNFIQSHKTLHRASYITKPGGSIICLAACSEGIGNTSFLPWFDVPHERLAEAIDAGYTMNAHTAVAMRDKAERFRVYLVSTLPHGEVRRMGMTPCETLQEALDQAAATLPADASAYLVENGSLLVPSVEIPDA, encoded by the coding sequence GTGATCGAACTTCGTTTCGGCACCGCGGTCCAGCAGGCGCGTCCTCCCGCCGGATGGCGGCTACAACGGCTTCGGATCGCTCCTCCTCGAGGGGAGCGGTCCGAAGCCGCGGTCGTTACCGCTGCGCTCGACGCGGCACAGGACGACCTCGCGGTTTTCCTCGAAGGCGCGGGCGGAGTCACCGTCCTCATTTCTGATCATACGCGCCTGTGCCGCAGCGAGGTCTTCCTGCCGGCACTGCTCGCGCGTGTGCACGCGGCGGGGGTGCCCGTCGACGCCACGACCCTGCTCTTTGCCTGCGGAACACACAGGCGGCAGAGCGAGGCCGAACAACGCGCCATACTCGGAGACGGGATATTCGCGCGGTACCGCGTTGCAGACCACGACTGCCGCGACGGACAATCCATGGTCGAGGTCGGACGCACGCGTTACGGCACACGCGTATCAGTGAACCGCATCGCCGCCGAGGCCGAGCGGATTATTGCCACGGGTACCGTGGTCCATCATTACTTCGCGGGATACGGTGGCGGAGCCAAACTTTTTGTGCCCGGCGTGGCGGCCTACGATACCGCGGTGCAGAATCACCGGCGCACGTTGACAGCGGATGCCCGCTTTCATACCGCCTGCCGTGACGGATCCTTCGAAGGCAATCCGGTGGCCGACGACATCATGGACACGCTGCGTTTCATGCCGCCGTCGAGGGCGTTTACGGCCCTGCTCGGTCCCGATGGCCGCATCATCGACGCTCTGTGCGGCGGAGTCGCCGAGGTACACGCCGCGGCGCGTGCGCGCGTGGATGCACTGTATCGGACGACAGTGTCCGAATATTCCGACATCACCATCACGAGCTGCGGCGGCGCGCCTAAGGACGTGAATTTTATTCAGAGTCATAAAACCCTGCACCGCGCGTCCTACATCACAAAGCCCGGCGGCTCCATCATCTGTCTCGCCGCCTGCAGCGAGGGCATCGGCAACACATCCTTCCTGCCTTGGTTCGACGTGCCGCATGAGCGGCTCGCCGAGGCGATAGACGCGGGCTACACGATGAACGCGCACACCGCCGTCGCCATGCGCGACAAGGCGGAACGGTTCCGCGTGTATCTTGTCAGCACTCTCCCGCATGGCGAGGTCCGCCGCATGGGCATGACACCCTGTGAAACGCTGCAGGAAGCACTCGACCAGGCTGCGGCAACACTTCCCGCGGATGCCAGCGCCTATCTCGTCGAAAACGGCTCGCTGCTGGTGCCGTCCGTCGAGATCCCGGATGCGTGA